The DNA segment CTAATTGAATGTTGGTAGACGCCGTTACCTGATGGTGTCATATTATAACCACCGATATTCTGACCATTAACATTTATATGTGCAACAGCGAATGGACCTTGATGTTCATAATAAACAACAGCTGTATTTTGATTTTTTTCAATTTAATAAAGATTCTAAAACGATAAAGTTATCTTAATTATTATGATGAAATCAAAAATTACTTTGCTTTATCTAAGTACATTAGCACTTCTTCATAAATTGCATCAATTGTATGATTTGCAACTTGATGATACTGTCCTGTTGCACCAGCATTTTGTGATAGGGCAATGATCGTTTTAGTATTTTTAAAATAGGCATATGTTGTTGCATAGCCTAAATAATTACCCGTATACATCCAAATTTGGCCATATTTTTTATCATACATTACACCAACACCTAATCCATAGCAGCCCTTAACTTTTGATAAGCACTTACTATTAATATCCTTATTACTGACATTTTCACCTTTTTTAGAAGGTAATACTAAACCAACTTTTTGGATTTTGTCATGCCCTGGGAATAGATTTGTATCAAACCATGCACGAGTTAATAGTGTTAATGCATGAGTTGTACCAGTTAGACCGCCAGCTGGACCAACATAATCAAGTGGTACAATGGTTACATCTTGATTTGGACTAAATAATGGTGAATCTAATTCGTTTGCTGTCTCTTCAGGTAAGTAACCGTGTAGCATATTACGATAAAGATAAGTGTTATATTGCATGGCATAGTAAATTGGAACACTGTATTGTTTTTGTAGCGGTTTAATAATAAATTTTTCTAACATACTGCCATAAGATTTTTTAAAATATTTTTCAATAATCATTCCTGCAATAATATAGTTTGTATTTGAATAACCCCAATTTGTACCTGGTTTAAAGCATAAATTATCTTGATTACAGCCATTTTTCATTTGGTATTTTGCTGCCAATGAAACTAATCGATTAAGTGAATAATTGGTATAGTATGGGTTAATGGTATTTATAATTTTAGGCATTGAATATGTGGTGATACCACTGGTCATATTTAATAATTGTTCAGGTGTCACATTACTCCATTGTTGTGGCCATTTATTTTTTGTAAATTTTTCAGGAAATAGTTTAATTAATGGGGTTTGTAGCGTAATTTTACCTTCATCAACTAATTTTAAAATTAAAGCAGCAGTATACTCTTTTGTAATACTACCGTATTGAACAAGATTTTTAGTTGAAGCAAGTTGGCCATCTTTTTGTTTAACACCAGCAACAAAATCACGTGGTTGATTTTCATTAGGTAATAAAACACTGACTTCTACTGCAGTAACAGGCACATTATTTTGTTTAGCACTATTTAAAAATGTTTTAGTTAAAAGATTAATATCTCTGTTTAATTCACCACTAGAATTAGCGAGTACATTTTGAGAAAAGCTGAAAGTTATTAAAATGACAAATAATGAGATTAGCTTGTTCATGCTTTATACCTATGTTGTTATTATATTGGATAACATAATTTTAATTATAGAATAATTAAACTAAACCGTATTTTTACGGTATCAAACTTTGGTAATATATGTTGTATTAATGATTCTAAAGGAGATGAAATATGCCATTTATACAAGCAAATAACATAAAATTTTATTATGAACAGCAGGGTAGTGGTAAAGATTTAGTATTAATTAGTGGTCTATCAGCAGATCATAATGCTTGGGCTTTTGTTTTACCAGAATTAACTAAGCATTATAAAGTTACTGTTTTTGATAATCGAGGTGCGGGTCAGTCAGATGTACCAGAAGGTAATTATTCAATTGATATGATGGCTGAAGATACCAAAGCAATTATGGATGAATTAAATATAGACTTAGCTTATGTTGTTGGCCATTCAATGGGTGGTATGATTGCAGAGCAGTTAGCTATTAAATATCCACAAAAGGTCAATGCATTGGGTATTGTTTGCTCTGCCGCTAAACGAAATGCTAGAAGTAATCAATGGTTAGAATTAAGTGGTAAAATGATTGAAGCTGAAGTTGATGTCCCAATTATTGCAGATTACACTTTTTCATATTTATTCGGTAGTGATTTTATAGCCAATGCCTCTA comes from the bacterium SCSIO 12844 genome and includes:
- a CDS encoding beta-lactamase family protein, coding for MNKLISLFVILITFSFSQNVLANSSGELNRDINLLTKTFLNSAKQNNVPVTAVEVSVLLPNENQPRDFVAGVKQKDGQLASTKNLVQYGSITKEYTAALILKLVDEGKITLQTPLIKLFPEKFTKNKWPQQWSNVTPEQLLNMTSGITTYSMPKIINTINPYYTNYSLNRLVSLAAKYQMKNGCNQDNLCFKPGTNWGYSNTNYIIAGMIIEKYFKKSYGSMLEKFIIKPLQKQYSVPIYYAMQYNTYLYRNMLHGYLPEETANELDSPLFSPNQDVTIVPLDYVGPAGGLTGTTHALTLLTRAWFDTNLFPGHDKIQKVGLVLPSKKGENVSNKDINSKCLSKVKGCYGLGVGVMYDKKYGQIWMYTGNYLGYATTYAYFKNTKTIIALSQNAGATGQYHQVANHTIDAIYEEVLMYLDKAK
- a CDS encoding alpha/beta hydrolase → MPFIQANNIKFYYEQQGSGKDLVLISGLSADHNAWAFVLPELTKHYKVTVFDNRGAGQSDVPEGNYSIDMMAEDTKAIMDELNIDLAYVVGHSMGGMIAEQLAIKYPQKVNALGIVCSAAKRNARSNQWLELSGKMIEAEVDVPIIADYTFSYLFGSDFIANASNAQNWLDLILSNPYPQTLAGYKSQLYATQTYNALDTLAEIKTKTLIIAGRDDILTPLSASEAIHQVINQSELTILPCGHMPNIECPEKLADEIINWLN